A genomic window from Aphelocoma coerulescens isolate FSJ_1873_10779 chromosome 30, UR_Acoe_1.0, whole genome shotgun sequence includes:
- the LOC138100138 gene encoding macrophage mannose receptor 1-like: GRVAAVAPVAPVALVALVALVALAVALLLILGTLGARRISELEAALEAEKAKERPPPAAPQPSGSFLLYNEHHSACVVASGRTLGLARCSPSSPAQRFQWLPRGRLRARATGLCVTATASAERALVRLAPCREDWRLQRWACGPGALLELEGTALHFNFGHSAEGEVMLFAGKGEWSRWLVHGTRDAVCSRACFPPCSKGWLFFRNSCYFFSQSAASWEDSRFFCSALGSQLLEVDDAEEKSHVQAQLRGPSWLGIRDQEREGTWSRGDGTALGANSSWWHRDEPNGGTLENCAAVRQDGLWADYPCGTRLAWVCEGPP, translated from the exons ggccgggtggccgcggtggccCCGGTGGCCCCGGtggccctggtggccctggtggccctggtggccctggCGGTGGCGCTGCTGCTGATCCTGGGGACCCTCGGGGCGCGGCGCa tCTCGGAGCTGGAGGCGGCCCTGGAGGCCGAGAAGGCGAAGGAGCGGCCACCGCCCGCAGCCCCCCAAC CGTCCGGCTCCTTCCTGCTCTACAACGAGCACCACTCCGCCTGCGTGGTGGCCTCGGGCCGGACCCTGGGCCTGGCCCGCTGCTCGCCCTCGTCGCCCGCCCAGCGCTTCCAGTGGCTCCCGCGCGGCCGCCTCCGCGCCCGGGCCACCGGGCTCTGCGTCACGGCCACGGCCAGCGCCGAGCGGGCCCTGGTGCGCCTGGCCCCGTGCCGGGAGGACTGGCGGCTGCAGCGCTGGGCCTGCGGGCCCGGGgcgctgctggagctggagggcACCGCGCTGCACTTCAACTTCGGCCACAGCGCCGAGGGCGAGGTGATGCTGTTCGCGGGCAAGGGCGAGTGGAGCCGCTGGCTGGTGCACGGCACGCGCGACGCCGTCTGCTCGCGGGCCT GTTTCCCGccctgctccaagggctggctGTTTTTCCGGAATTCCTGTTATTTCTTCTCCCAATCCGCCGCTTCCTGGGAGGATTCCCGGTTTTTCTGCTCGGCTTTGGGGTCGCAGCTGCTCGAGGTCGACGATGCCGAGGAAAAG agccacgtccaGGCCCAGCTCCGGGGCCCATCCTGGCTCGGGATCCGGGACCAGGAGCGGGAGGGGACCTGGAGCCGCGGGGACGGAACGGCCCTGGGAGCCAACAGCAG TTGGTGGCACCGGGACGAGCCCAACGGGGGCACCCTGGAGAACTGCGCGGCCGTGAGGCAGGACGGGCTCTGGGCCGATTATCCCTGCGGGACCCGCCTGGCCTGGGTCTGCGagggacccccctga
- the LOC138100140 gene encoding basic salivary proline-rich protein 1-like, whose protein sequence is MDPASRCHRSCHHPRCPQCPQTPLSVPKPGAQSVPKRGGSVRSVPKVSPRGVAVPKVSPGEVAVPKRSPKCPQSVPKGGGSAGSVPKVSPRRVAVPEGSPECPQGGWQCPKGPQSVPRVSPRGVAVPEVSPKCPQSVPKRGGSAQRVPKVSPECPQERWQHPKCPQRRVAVPKVSPKCPQRGWQCPKCPQSVPRVSPKCPQSVPKGGGSARSVPKVSPECPQSVPRVSPKGVAVPKVSPKCPKCPQGGVAVPEVPPKCPQSVPKEGGSAQSVPKVSPKCPQGGVAAPKVSPKEVAAPEVPPKEGGSAQSVPKVSPKCPQGG, encoded by the exons ATGGACCCAGCA TCCCGTTGTCACCGCTCCTGTCAccacccccggtgtccccaatgcccccaaacccccctcagtgtccccaaaccTGGtgcccaaagtgtccccaagagGGGTGGCAGTGTCcgaagtgtccccaaagtgtccccaagggggGTGGCAGtacccaaagtgtccccaggggaGGTGGCAGTGCCCAAAAgatccccaaagtgtccccagagtgtccccaaggggggtggcagtgccggaagtgtccccaaagtgtccccaaggagGGTGGCAGTGCCCGAAGggtccccagagtgtccccaagGGGGGTGGCAGTGCCCAAAgggtccccaaagtgtccccagagtgtccccaagGGGGGTGGCAGTGCCcgaagtgtccccaaagtgtccccagagtgtccccaagagaggtggcagtgccCAAAgggtccccaaagtgtccccagagtgtccccaagAGAGGTGGCAGCACCCGAAGTGCCCCCAAAGGAGGGTGGCAGtgcccaaagtgtccccaaagtgtccccaaaggggGTGGCAGTGCCcgaagtgtccccaaagtgtccccagagtgtccccaaagtgtccccagagtgtccccaaaGGGGGTGGCAGTGCCcgaagtgtccccaaagtgtccccagagtgtccccaaagtgtccccagagtgtccccaaaGGGGGTGGCAGtgcccaaagtgtccccaaagtg cccaaagtgtccccaagggggGGTGGCAGTGCCCGAAGTgcccccaaagtgtccccagagtgtccccaaaGAGGGTGGCAGtgcccaaagtgtccccaaagtgtccccaaagtgtccccaagggggGGTGGCAGcgcccaaagtgtccccaaa aGAGGTGGCAGCACCCGAAGTGCCCCCAAAGGAGGGTGGCAGtgcccaaagtgtccccaaagtgtccccaaagtgtccccaaggagGGTGA
- the SYDE1 gene encoding rho GTPase-activating protein SYDE1 — protein MAEPLLRRTWSRLRRRERPGAKRAEAEDGEAPGIDHRESPRDRSQEPQNRRGEPQNRHGEPQNRRGEPQNQRGEPQNLFLEPQNRHGEPQSHREEPQNLCLEPQNLHEEPQEPQNRREEPQNRFLEAQNHREEPQEPQNHRGEPQNLSLETQNRRGEPQNHRGAPQNRLGEPQKPQNVCVEPQNHRSAPQNRCGEPQNVCPEPQSHRGAPQNRCGEPQEPQNVCPEPQNHRVEPQNRRGEPQNLFSEPQNRCEEPQNQRGEPQNRRGEPQNLFSEPQNRCEEPQSQRGEPQNRRGEPQKRSAYLQSLERSSRRWVLAAGKGPGASGASGASGAGGASGAGEGGAAEGDIWYNPIPEDEEDAGSRGEGTPKRSGAAEGAGGRAEEEEEEEEEEEEEEEGAGRGRASGKPPDPPSPPGQGRPLPKCKSPGPVRRLSLRMRKLPELRRKLSLRSPRARDPHGAGGCPSPPESRRESRNVISRYHLDTSVAWALPRAVSGRAGHRSDGDSPELPARPAPGSPVGVGGPGLDLGAFRPYGDPAARGSAVLSGLVSVQLRGLRPARPERLFCVLQVDGASRARTALLAGGAEFLRLDHCFNLELERARLLTVAVLSWDVAAGRNRLVGHGTVGLAQLFEGGRTQALALQLHPRGVLYSKLTLVQLQAAPAPRPPRVFGADLGQLVAREGDPSQVPLLVQKCLAEIERRGLKVVGLYRLCGSAAAKKELRDAFERDSAGVALSERLCPDINVVTGILKDFLRELPSPLVPPRLQRSVLEAMARRPPRDPPGDPTALLEGLRPPERATLRRLLSHLSLVAALQRWNRMGPQNLAVCFGPVLLPPHACARLGHQQGQRGHQRGQGQQQGHPSGEDAAGAVDFKRHLEVLHYLLRVWPAPPVPAWAEPPRGRPPALAPSDPPVVALSDPPVVAPSDPPVVALSDPPVVAPSDPPVVAPSDPPVVALSDPPVVAPSDPPVVAPSDPPVVAPSDPPVVARSRPRGPESPPSNRYAGDWSVCDPRGPPGDSDGDSVPSGPRLTLKDFDALIRELERELGTRPDVGL, from the exons ATGGCGGAGCCGCTGCTGCGCCGAACTTGGTCCCGCCTGAGGCGCCGCGAGCGCCCGGGAGCGAAGAGGGCGGAGGCCGAGGACGGAG AAGCTCCGGGAATCGACCACCGGGAATCGCCCCGGGATCGCAgccaggagccccaaaatcgccgcggggagccccaaaatcgccacggggagccccaaaatcgccGTGGGGAGCCtcaaaatcagcgcggggagccccaaaatctctTCTTGGAGCCCCAAAATCGCCATGGGGAGCCTCAAAGTCACCGAGAGGAGCCCCAAAATCTCTGCCTggagccccaaaatctccaCGAGGAGCCCCAAGAGCCCCAAAATCGCCGTGAGGAGCCCCAAAATCGCTTCCTGGAGGCACAAAACCACCGCGAGGAGCCGCaagagccccaaaatcaccgcggggagccccaaaatctctCCTTGGAGACCCAAAATCGCcgtggggagccccaaaatcaccgcggagccccccaaaaccgcctcGGGGAGCCCCAAAAGCCACAAAATGTCTGCgtggagccccaaaatcaccgCTCGGCGCCCCAAAATCGCTGCGGGGAACCCCAAAACGTCTGCCCGGAGCCCCAAAGTCACCGCGGGGCGCCCCAAAATCGTTGCGGGGAGCCCCAAGAGCCGCAAAACGTCTGCCcggagccccaaaatcaccgcgtggagccccaaaatcgccgcggggagccccaaaatctctTCTCGGAGCCCCAGAATCGCTGCgaggagccccaaaatcagcgcggggagccccaaaatcgccgcggggagccccaaaatctctTCTCGGAGCCCCAGAATCGCTGCGAGGAGCCCCAAAGTCAGCgcggggagccccaaaatcgccGCGGGGAGCCCCAAAAGCGCAGCGCGTACCTGCAGAGCCTGGAGCGCAGCAGCCGCCGCTGGGTGCTGGCCGCCGGCAAGGGGCCCGGGGCCAGCGGGGCCAGCGGGGccagcggggccggcggggccagCGGGGCCGGCGAGGGCGGCGCGGCCGAAGGGGACATTTGGTACAACCCCATCcccgaggatgaggaggacgcGGGGAGCCGCGGGGAGGGGACCCCGAAGCGCTCGGGGGCGGCCGAGGGAGCCGGAGGCCgcgcggaggaggaggaggaggaggaggaggaagaggaggaggaggaggagggagccgGGCGGGGACGGGCCAGCG GGAAGCCGCCGgaccccccctctccccccggccagggccgccccctccccaaatgcaAATCCCCGGGGCCCGTGCGGCGCCTCTCGCTGAGGATGAGGAAGCTCCCGGAGCTGCGGAGGAAGCTGAGCCTGAGGAGCCCCCGCGCCCGCGACCCCcacggggctgggggctgccccTCGCCCCCCGAGTCCCGCCGGGAATCCCGCAACGTCATCAGCCGCTACCACCTGGACACCAGCGTGGCCTGGGCGCTGCCCCGAGCAGTGTCCGGCCGGGCCGGACATCGCAGCGACGGCGACTCCCCCGAGCTGCCCGCCAGGCCGGCCCCGGGGTCCCCGGTGGGGGTCGGGGGTCCCGGGCTGGACTTGGGGGCGTTCCGCCCTTACGGGGACCCCGCGGCCAGGGGCTCGGCCGTGCTGTCCGGGCTGGTCAGTGTCCAGCTGCGGGGGCTGCGGCCGGCGCGGCCGGAGCGGCTCTTCTGCGTGCTGCAGGTGGACGGGGCGAGCCGCGCTCGGACAGCGCTGCTGGCCGGAGGGGCCGAATTCCTGCGGCTTGACCACTGCTTCAACCTGGAGCTGGAGCGGGCGCGGCTGCTCACGGTGGCCGTGCTGTCCTGGGATGTCGCCGCTGGCCGGAATCGCCTCGTCGGCCACGGCACCGTGGGGCTGGCGCAGCTCTTCGAAg GTGGCCGGACGCAGGcgctggccctgcagctgcacccGCGGGGTGTCCTTTACTCCAAGCTGACCctggtgcagctccaggccgctccggccccgcggccgccgcgcgTCTTTGGGGCCGATTTGGGGCAGTTGGTGGCGAGGGAGGGGGACCCCAGCCAGGTCCCGCTGCTCGTCCAGAAGTGCCTGGCCGAGATCGAGCGCCGCGGCCTCAAG GTGGTGGGGCTGTACCGGCTCTGCGGCTCGGCCGCTGCCAAGAAGGAGCTGAGGGACGCCTTCGAGAGGGACAGCGCGGGCGTGGCCCTGTCCGAGCGCCTCTGCCCGGACATCAACGTGGTCACCG GGATCCTGAAGGATTTCCTGCGGGAGCTGCCGTCCCCCCTGGTGCCGCCCCGGCTGCAGCGCTCGGTGCTCGAGGCCATGGCCCGgagacccccccgggacccccccggggaccccacGGCCCTGCTGGAGGGCCTGAGACCCCCGGAGagg gCCACGCTGCGGCGGCTGCTGTCGCACCTGAGCCTGGTGGCGGCGCTGCAGCGCTGGAACCGCATGGGGCCGCAGAACCTGGCCGTGTGCTTCGGGCCCGTGCTGCTGCCCCCGCACGCCTGCGCTCGCCTGGGCCACCAGCAGGGCCAGCGGGGCCACCAGCggggccagggccagcagcagggccaccCCTCCGGAGAGGACGCGGCCGGAGCCGTGGATTTCAAGAGGCACCTGGAGGTGCTGCACTACCTGCTGAGGGTGTggccag cccccccggTCCCTGCGTGGGCCGAGCCGCCCCGGGGTCGCCCCCCGGCGCTGGCCCCGAGTGACCCCCCGGTGGTggccctgagtgaccccccggTGGTGGCCCCGAGTGACCCCCCGGTGGTggccctgagtgaccccccggTGGTGGCCCCGAGTGACCCCCCGGTGGTggcccccagtgaccccccggTGGTggccctgagtgaccccccggTGGTggcccccagtgaccccccggTGGTGGCCCCGAGTGACCCCCCGGTGGTggcccccagtgaccccccggTGGTGGCGCGGTCGCGACCGAGGGGTCCCGAGAGCCCCCCCAGCAACCGCTACGCGGGGGATTGGAGCGTGTGCGACCCCCGGGGACCgcccggggacagcgacggcgACAGC gtgcCCTCGGGGCCCCGCCTGACCCTGAAGGATTTCGATGCCCTGATCCGGGAGCTGGAGCGGGAGCTGGGGACGCGGCCGGACGTGGGGCTgtga